GGCTGGTGGTCGATCCGCAGCCCCGCCCGCGCTATACGCTCGAGGAGCTGCTGGCGCAGTGCGATGGGGCGGTCGAGCGAACCGACGCGGACCACACCTGGCTCGGTGACAAGCCGATGGGTGACGAGCTGATCTGATGGAGCGCGGAGATATCTACATCGTGCCGCTGGATCCGACACAGGGCAGCGAACAGCAAGGTACGCGCCCGGTCTTGGTCGTGTCGCCAGGTCCGTTTAACCGGCTGACGGGTGTGCCCGTGGTCCTGCCGATCACCCAGGGCGGCAACTTCGCCCGAACGGCAGGCTTCGCGGTGTCGTTGATGGGGGCGGGAACCAGTATTGTCGGCGTGATACGTTGCGACCAGCCGCGTGCGCTCGATATGCGGGCCAGGAAAGGCCGCAAGATCGAAAGCATCCCGGGGGCGATCATGGACGAGGTTCTGGCCAAGCTGGCCACGATCCTCGAGTGAGGTAACGACCCACGCCGCTCCTCAACGAGGGACAACTCACCACTGTATGGCGACCTTCAGCGGTGACGCCGCTCGGCCGAAATCGTGGCTGTCTCGAGGTGCGCAGGTTTGGTTTTTGCGAGCTGGAGAGCATTGCTATTCATGCGCAATGCAAAATCAGCTTAATATGTTGATGTTGATTTATTTTTTCTCTCTCTTGAGATGCGTCACGCACCAAATTCTGACCCCTACGGGGGGCAGGAGAAAGAGAGGGTACCATGGTGTCGAGGCTGGCCATCCGACTGCCGGGATGTCCAGCGAAGTTCACGCCATGATCCGGGTATATGAGGCGGCATGACAGAGCCCGATATCGGTTGCTCCTGCTTCGTTGCGCGCCTTGCCGCGCCGGCTCACTGGTTCCAGTATCCGGACCATTGATCCCCAGGCTTGAGAGCCGACAGAATTGAGGTGCCCCCATGCAGAACGACCCCCTTGCCGGATGGCGGCTCGCGACAGAGCTTGGGCTGGAGGATGTCGCCATCCTTCTGGCGGGTGGGGATCCAGGAGCATTGATCCCGGAAGAAGATTGGCACGACCATATCACCTCGCCAAAGCGCGACCGGGCTCTGCCGGCCGTGGCCGGGTATCTGCGTGCTCTCGAGGCGGATGTCCGAAGCGGTGTGCTGCCAGCAAGACTGGCGTTTCATGCCCATGTCAACGCGACCACGCCCAATGCGCTGGTGCTGGTCGATCGCGGAGCGATTGAGGACATGCTCTCGCGCGATACCTTCTCACCGCCAGAGGAATGGGCTTCCACTGCCTGGGCGGACAAGCTCGTTGTCGAACGGCCGATCGATTGGGTGAACAGCCGGGTGAGAGCAGGAGACCTTCGCACCTGGTTGAGAGCCAAAGGAATGAGCGGCACCGTTTTCGATACCGAAATCACGCGCGCCAACAGCTTCCGGAGCGTAGACAATACTCTGCCGCGTCGGACAAAGGTTCCTTATGCCGGAGTGGACGCCTGATCTGTTACTGCAGATCGCAGCGTGGGTGTGATACAGAAGGCCCAGGTGTGTGGCGCATCCTGATTGGCGGGTTGGGCCTGGGCTATGCCTTGCGTTGCCTCACGCCGAGGTCACTGTCTGCGAGCTGATCCCGGAAATCGCGGACTGGAACCGGGGTCCGCTGGGGCACCTGTCCGGGCAGGCCGCCGCAGCATCGGAAGAGTGAGCGTGGACACGGATCGTATTGCCATCAAGCTCAACCTGATCGGCCTTAAGCCCTGCTGGCAGAAAATCTCGTCGCGAAAACCATGACGCCATCAGCAACCTCCTTCAAAGAAGGCCAAAATGTAGCGTCTTGGTGGATCAACTGCACCAAATGCGCGACAGAGCCCCGTTTGGATGCCGATTGACAGACCTTCTCCGAAGTGGCGATCCAGTTCTGCCTGTCGGTCAAGGTGCTGTTCAAGCTGCCGTTGCGCCAGACCGCGGGAATGGTCGCCAGCATGTTGCAGATGGCCGGACTGGACTGGCCCGTGCCGGACTATTCGACGCTCTGCCGCCGGCAGAAGACCCTGTCTGTGCAGCTCCCGTATCGGCGTGCCGGTGGCCCACTGAACCTGCTGGTCGACAGCACGGGGATCAAGTTCCTGGGCGATGGCGAATGGCAGGCCCGCAAGCATGGGCGGCAAGGCCGGCGCCAGTGGCGCAAGGTGCATCTGGCGATGGACACGGCCACCTCCGACATCCGCGCCGTCGAGTTCACCCCCAGTCGCGAGGGCGAAAGAGCTTTCGCCTGATCAGGGGATGGTGTGCGGCGCCTGCTCGGATCTGCGCGCCCGAACCATTCAGTTCGCAGTCTCAAGATCCACGCGGCGCAATTCGGCCAGGGTGGGCAGATCCTCACCCCAGATCTCCTCGAGGATCTGCGCTTCAAGCGCCCGGATCTCGCCGCAGAGCTTCCGATACGTGCGCCAATGCATGCGTGGCGGCTTGAGGGGGAGGGGCATCGAGAGGTCGGGACGGTACTGGCCGAGCTTCTCGCGCAGGCGCTTGGATCTCAGGAGCCGCCGATCAAGGGGGCTGAACCGTTCCACCCAGTACCGCCCGTTGCGGCACAGGCGACACCGGTAGTCCGGTTTGTACAGGACAGCGCAGCGCCGGCCACAGTCCGGGCACATGAACCACCTCCGCTCGCCGCCATAATGGCACTGCGTCGTGGTGATCGAGATCGTGACCCCATCGATGCGCAGAGATTTGAACCCCTGAAGCCACAACTTGCGGATGTCTAGCTTAGGCTGGTCATCACAAATCATATGGAAGCCGCCATGTTGATGGGCCGTCATGCCCGCCTGCGTTGCAGCCGTCGAAAGCGCTGGTGGAGCTGAGGACTGTGGAGCACAGGTTTCATCTTGCGGGCGAACGGCCGGCCTTGACCAGTCTGTCCAGCATCATTCGCGCCGCTTGAAGCCGCTGCGGATCGCCGTGCTGTTTGTATGCGGCGAGCCATGCGTCAATCGGCGCAATGCGGTCGGCGTCGATCTCTGCGCTCGCCAGTGTTTCGAGCGCCGCCTTCATCCCGAGCAATACGGCATCGTCGGGCCGCAACCGCAGCAGCGCGCTGAGGTGCACCAATATGCTGGTCACATGTCGTGCCGCGGTGGGATTGGTGGCAACCGCCTCATCGGTCCGTGAAGCAGCTGGATCCTCGGATGGAACTGTCACGGCGATCCGGAGATCGAGCGCTGCGGCGAGTGCGGCCAAGGTGGATATCCGCAGATCGACCTTGCCGGCCTCGATCTTCGAGAGGTGCGATTGCGGCATGTTGAGCAGTGCGGCCAGATCGCGCTGGCTTATGCCGCGCTGCAATCGTCTGGTCCTCAGCATGTCGGCAAGCTGGTGTGCGTTCATGGTCAATACCTGTCGGCTCCGATCTGTTTTTACATATCACACCTGCCCTTGCCGTGACAGGGCGGAACCAATGGTGCGGATGGCATGGCGCCGGGCTGGTCGAACATCGGTGTGACAATGCTGATCGCGAGCGGGACCGGCAAGATCGCTGGCGGCGGGATCTTCACGATCCTGGTCGTGCGGATGTTGGCACCCGCGGTTACGTTGGTTCGCCAGGCGTGGACCCGTGCCGAGCCGCATCTCCGCGCGAAATCGCCGGGTTGGGGACAGTGGGTGCATGGTGGATCGGTCATGATCTGTTTTGGCATATATTATCTGTTTTAACATATCATCGCTGCCATTTGGCTTCAGCACGACGCGATCCCAGCCCAGTTCTTTGGCGATCGGTGGTGCACAGGGCCCCGTTGTGCGCGCAGCCCGACCTGTAGATCTTAAGCTGTGGGTACTGCTCGATGGTGAGGGCTGTTGGGAAAGGGCATGGGACGACCAGCTACCATCACGTCATCCATTCGCTGGGCAGAAAGCCGATGGCGCTACTGAATCTCGTCTATCGTGACAAGCTCTTCCCGCGAGCGGCCTACCGCCGCGCCTTCGAGGGCCCCGCTGCCCGAGAAGATGGCCTGCAAGGTCACCGTCGAACTCTTGGCGCTGGCGCATGATCGCGGCTGTGGGCACGAGCTAGGCGTCGAGATCGAGACGGTTCGCCGCATAGGGCCACGTCGTCGCGCTTACGGACAGGTGCGAGCCTCGCTAACGATATGCTAAAACATATCACAGCGAGGCTTTGCGGGAGGCAGCGTTCGGCGTCGCGGGACTCTGTTGCACAAATCGGCTGCTGACTGTCCTTCCCCTTTCCCTGGGCAGACTTATCCCGCGACCTCTGTGACGGGGATGCCGAGCGCGGTGAAGCCATTGAGCACGGCAACCCTGACCTGGAACTCCGCAACCTGACGGTCGAAGTCTCGGGCGGACAGGCGCTGACCCAGCAGCTTGACGCAGTGCATCTTGGTTTCGGCGCGGCTTCGGCGGTGATAGCCGCTCCATCGTCGCCAGATGGTCCGCCCGACGCGCTTCGATGTGCGCAGGATTTCGTTGCGCGCGACAGCACCGGGGGTGTCTGGCTTCCAGGGCTTGGCGTTCTTGCGGGGCGGTATGATCGCCGCCGCGCCACGGGCCGCGATGGCGTCATGGCACTTGCGGGTGTCGAAGGCGCCGTCGGCGGTGACAGTGGCGATCTCCTGCTCGGGAGGGATCTGGCCCAGCAGTTCGGGCAGCATGGGCGCGTCGCCCACGTCGCTGGTGGTGAACTCGGCCGCCCGGATTTCTAGGGATTTCTCGTCGATCCCGATGTGGATCTTGCGCCAAACCCGGCGTTTGGTGCCTCCATGCTTGCGGGCGTTCCATTCCCCTTCGCCCTCGACCTTGATCCCGGTGCTGTCCACCAGCAGGTGCAACGGGCCGTTGGAACCCCGGTAGGGAATGTTCACCTTCAACGCCTTCTGGCGGCGGCTGAGCGTGCTGAAGTCGGGCACGGCCCAGTCCAGGCCGATCAGGCGCAGGAGGCTCTCAACAAACCCGGTTGTCTGTCGAAGCGCCATGCCGAACAGAACCTTCATCGTCAGGCAGGTTTGGATGGCGGCATCACCATAGGCGGGCTGCCGCCCGCGCTTGCCGGTCGGTGCGGCTTCCCATGTCATGGCGGGATCGAACCAGATCGTCAGCGAGCCGCGGCGCTTCAGCGCTTCATTGTAGGCCGGCCAGTTCCTGGTCTTGTAGGTCGGAGGTGTCGGTCTGCTCATGCCTCACAGCTACCATGCTGGATTCACGAGATGAATCCCTCACAGGATTTGTGCAACAGAGCCGCGTCGCGGGCGTTTTTGTGCCCCGGCGATATCGGATCCTAACGAAACGGTTCTACATGCGGCACAGACCAGAGATCCCTCAAGAAACGTACCATTGCGCGTATTAGCCTCTAAAAAAATACTACCCCCACCCCCCACCCCCCCATATGTCGGTCAAAAGCTTTCTAATCACTTGATATACATGACAAACATGCGCACGAAATGCGGGCAGCACGCGGGCGGCGGGCCTAGAGCTTTGTTTAGAGCTACGGCGGTAGCGCGTATCACTCGACGAAGTTTCTTCAATCCGGATATCGCGCAATCCTGCTTCGCCCGCAGCTTGCTCCATCGCTTCCAAAAGAACTTCGCGTTTCGACACTTGTACGATGAAGCTATCGTGCACCGGCAGTGTGACAATGCCCATCCGGACGATTGTGGATTTCATGACTGCTTCTGCGATATCGGAGTCGCGACGCATCAGACGCGCGCCTGCATCAGAATGGAACGCCGCGGCGATCGGCTCATGCACCCGTTTGATATCGGCAATGAGGCGCATCGACTTGTGAACGACGGTCGAACCAAGTTGTGCGATTTCGCGCATCGGCTCCATGCTGGTGATGGCATTGATTGCTTGCTTCTCAGAGTCGGTGTTGATCAGCCGAAGAAAGGCCGCCTTCACGATGGGTCGTGGCCACCCAGAAATTTCGTAAGGGGCTTTGGGCAAGGGAAGGCCTGCTTCCGCGTAGAGCATGGTGGGATGGAGCGCGGCGAAGTCGAATTCGGTGACCTGAGTGCCATCGATCAAAAGTTTGCAGCGTTCAGGGGACGGGATGTTCTGCCAACTCGCTCCGCGAGCGTAGAACCTGCCGCCCCTGCGAAATTTTGGATCCAAGTTGAAGATCCGGACCATGGGCCGCGCGAGATGAAATGGGCCCTGCGTCGCCCCCTTCAAGCGGATATCGGCTGCAACGATGGCGTCGTTGAAGCGCTGCGTACGACGGTCGCGACGTTCGATCTCGCGCGTGATGCGGTAATCCAGATCATGACCATCGCTGTCGCGCAAGATCGTGAGCCGTGTAGGCTGCAAGGCCTCAAGCTTGCCAAAGGATTGAAGGAGCGGGGTCATGGTGTCGACCAGCTGCGGCGATGCAGCAAAAGAACTTTGCCAGCCTCTGGATCCTCGGGCGGCGGGACTGTGCTGGATCCAGCCGCGCATTGCCAGATCGTCAACTGCGCGCGTCACCTTTGTCCACGTCAGTCGCGGTCCAAGATTTGATCGTTTTGTGTAGAACTCTTTCGCGCGGCTGTAGGAGACCCGGCGCCCAGAGCAATGGGCATCATAGGCAGCCAAGAGGATGACTGCCCCGGTCTCATTGACGTCGAAGGTCTCGGTGAGCTGATCTTGGATCGGCCGGATATTATATGCATCCCAGAGCGGAATGTCTCTCGACCTTGCATCGTTCTGGACCACTTCGCGCCTCATCTTCAAACCACATTGAGCCAACGCTAGACTCGTCCAGGCGAGCAGCCGGGCCACGAGAATCCATGGCCCTGATTGTGACAAGACCGCGGCGACACCACGACTGTGTTGGGGCGTTTTGGCAGATTTTGATTAACTATTTGGGCGTCGAGAGGCTGTTGCTGTTCACTAGCAACGCAGCTCAATCTAATGCACTGAGATATATTGCATTTCTTCGTGATCAGATAGGTTTTACTCGCGGGATTCCAGCCGGTACGGGGCTGTATTCAGGAAAGTGCGTCTTGTCCCTGGCGGTTCAGTCACCACGCCTTCCGCATTCTCGCCGATGGCGCGGGCAGCGATGCCATGATCGGCGCCGAGGGCAATGACGAGCTGGCAGCCGCGGCAGGCAACGACATCGTCGCCGGGCTGGGCGAGGACGATTGATCCCTTTGCCGAGAAGCTGGCGGGTTGGCTGAAGACCAATGCCGGGAAGTCACGCAAAGAGCGGCAGACACTGAAGAAGATGCACGCCGATCTGGTGACGCTCTGACCTGCCCCGGGATTTTTCCTCCAGATGCGATTAGAGTCCGGCCCAACTTGAGGACGGACAATGAAGCGAACGAGATTCACGGACGAACAGATCATCGGCATCCTGGCAGAGCATGAGGCAGGCGCGAAGTGCGCTGACCCGGGAATGTTTGGCGGCGATCCCGGACACCTCAATCTCGGGGCGGCGCGTGGCACGAGAACTGGCCGCCCTGATCGAACGCCGCGGAAAGCCCGGGATGATCGTCTCTGACAACGGCACCGAACTGACCAGTAACGCGATCTTAACCTTTGCCGCCGATCGCGACATTGAGTGGCATTACATCGCCCCGGGCAAGCCGATGCAGAACGGATTTGTGGAAAGTTTCAACGGGCGGATGCGGGACGAGCTGCTCAACGAGACCATGTTCCGCAACCTGGCCCATGCCCGTATCGTGATCGCCGCCTGGGCTGCCGACTACAACACCGAACGCCCGCACTCGGCCTTGGACTACCAGACCCCGGCTGACTACGTGCGGACCCTGACCGCCGCAATCGCCCGCCCCGCTGCGCGAGATGAAAGCTCCGCGCGTCGGGCGATTGCTCAACCTGCGCCAATTGGCGTAAACACTAACCGGGCTCCGGTCGCGGCTGGATGAAAGTTCAGGGGCAGGTCAGCTCGGTTTCACCGGCTCCTACAGCCGGGTTGCGGCCTTCGCGCGGGAATGGCGGGCTGATCGGCAGCGCGAGCAGCAGACGACTGGACGCGGGACTTTTGTTCCGTTGGCTTTCCGCCCCGGCGAGGCGTTTCAGTTCGACTGGAGCGAGGATTTCGCGGTTGTCGGCGGTGAGCGCAGGAACCTTCAGGTCGCCCATATCAAGTTGTCGCACAGCCGGGCCTTTCTCTTGCGGGCCTAAGCGCCACCCCAACCTGCCCACAATCTCGGGACGGCGCTTTCGGACTTCAGCGAGTTATGCCGGTAACAGAAGGATAGTGCCCCACGGCGTGGTGTAGGAGCGCCGACCTTCTGAGAGGTCCTGGTCTGTCAGGTAGCCACGGCAGGCAGCCTGACGTTGGGATTGTCGGTGACGCGGGCGAGCGTTTCAAGGCTCATGTATCGCCGCGCGACGGCCCACTCGTCGTTGGTCTCGAGCATCAGCGCGCCGACGAGGCGGACGATGGCAGCATCGTTCGGGAAGATCCCTATGACATCGGCTCGCCGTTTCACCTCGCGGTTCACACGTTCCAGCGGGTTGGTGGAGGCGATCTGGGTCCAGTGCTCGCGGGGAAACGACATGTAAGCGAGGACATCGTCGCAGGAGGCGTCCATCAGGGCACCGAGTTTGGGCTGCTTTTCCCGCAGGGCGTCGGCCACGACATTCCACTGTGCCTCGGCGTCGGCCTTGCTCTCCTGGGCAAAGATCGTCTTCAGCATCGCCGCCACCGCGGTGCGCTGCTTTGCCGGAGCGTAAGCCAGGACGTTGCGCATCCAGTGAATGCGGCATCTCTGGTGGGTGGCGTTGAAGACCCGGCGCGCCGCGGCCCGCAGGCCCTTGTGGTCGTCTGCGATCACCAGCTTCACGCCGCGCAGGCCCCGGTCCGCAAGACTGCGCAGGAAGTCGGTCCAGAAGGTCTCCGCCTCGGACGGACCGGTGGCGACGCCCAGCACCTCGCGCTTGCCGTCCTCGTTCACGGCCACGGCGAGTATCACCG
This genomic stretch from Gemmobacter sp. harbors:
- a CDS encoding antitoxin; translated protein: MHTTNLRKVGGSVMMAVPPALLDLLHIGAGAKVGLAVDNGRLVVDPQPRPRYTLEELLAQCDGAVERTDADHTWLGDKPMGDELI
- a CDS encoding type II toxin-antitoxin system PemK/MazF family toxin, with amino-acid sequence MERGDIYIVPLDPTQGSEQQGTRPVLVVSPGPFNRLTGVPVVLPITQGGNFARTAGFAVSLMGAGTSIVGVIRCDQPRALDMRARKGRKIESIPGAIMDEVLAKLATILE
- a CDS encoding helix-turn-helix transcriptional regulator translates to MNAHQLADMLRTRRLQRGISQRDLAALLNMPQSHLSKIEAGKVDLRISTLAALAAALDLRIAVTVPSEDPAASRTDEAVATNPTAARHVTSILVHLSALLRLRPDDAVLLGMKAALETLASAEIDADRIAPIDAWLAAYKQHGDPQRLQAARMMLDRLVKAGRSPAR
- a CDS encoding IS5 family transposase, whose protein sequence is MSRPTPPTYKTRNWPAYNEALKRRGSLTIWFDPAMTWEAAPTGKRGRQPAYGDAAIQTCLTMKVLFGMALRQTTGFVESLLRLIGLDWAVPDFSTLSRRQKALKVNIPYRGSNGPLHLLVDSTGIKVEGEGEWNARKHGGTKRRVWRKIHIGIDEKSLEIRAAEFTTSDVGDAPMLPELLGQIPPEQEIATVTADGAFDTRKCHDAIAARGAAAIIPPRKNAKPWKPDTPGAVARNEILRTSKRVGRTIWRRWSGYHRRSRAETKMHCVKLLGQRLSARDFDRQVAEFQVRVAVLNGFTALGIPVTEVAG
- a CDS encoding IS256 family transposase produces the protein MTDDRMALIELVEKQADGDLVREMLAFAAERIMEAEIEARTGAAKGARSPMREAQRNGYRDRDWDTRAGRISLEIPKLRKGSYFPSFLEPRRTAEKALVAVIQEAYVHGISTRSVDDLVKAMGAGGMSKSQVSRLCMEIDERVDAFLARPLEGAWPYLWLDATYLKVREGGRIISKAVILAVAVNEDGKREVLGVATGPSEAETFWTDFLRSLADRGLRGVKLVIADDHKGLRAAARRVFNATHQRCRIHWMRNVLAYAPAKQRTAVAAMLKTIFAQESKADAEAQWNVVADALREKQPKLGALMDASCDDVLAYMSFPREHWTQIASTNPLERVNREVKRRADVIGIFPNDAAIVRLVGALMLETNDEWAVARRYMSLETLARVTDNPNVRLPAVAT